A stretch of the Triplophysa dalaica isolate WHDGS20190420 chromosome 19, ASM1584641v1, whole genome shotgun sequence genome encodes the following:
- the chchd10 gene encoding coiled-coil-helix-coiled-coil-helix domain-containing protein 10, mitochondrial, with translation MARGSRSRSAPASSPAPSHAPVPASPPPMAVGPAAVQPKQPGLMAQMATTAAGVAVGSAVGHVVGSAITGSFSGGSSSSEAPKPTPTYQEPSRLPATQSGPCLFEVRQFLDCATTQADLSLCEGFNEALKQCKLSHGVSSLV, from the exons ATGGCAAGAGGAAGTCGCAGTCGTTCGGCACCGGCGAG CTCTCCTGCCCCATCCCATGCCCCGGTCCCTGCATCCCCTCCTCCAATGGCAGTGGGCCCTGCCGCTGTCCAGCCCAAGCAGCCTGGACTCATGGCGCAGATGGCTACCACAGCAGCAGGAGTGGCAGTAGGCTCAGCTGTGGGTCATGTGGTTGGAAGTGCCATCACAGGTTCATTTAGTGGGGGCAGCAGCAGCTCGGAGGCACCCAAACCAACACCCACATATCAG GAGCCTTCAAGGCTTCCGGCAACGCAGTCTGGTCCGTGTCTCTTTGAGGTGCGACAGTTTCTGGACTGTGCAACGACTCAGGCTGATTTGAGCTTGTGTGAAGGCTTCAATGAAGCTCTTAAGCAGTGCAAACTCTCACATG GTGTGTCTTCTCTGGTGTAA
- the ddt gene encoding D-dopachrome decarboxylase produces MPFIDLETNLTASKFPEDFLKRLCTTTALALGKPEDRINLVVKADLPMLIACSCSPCVMLSVSAIGVTDTADKNKEHSAKIFQFLTKELELSEDRILIKFHPLEPWQVGKKGTVMSFL; encoded by the exons ATGCCGTTCATTGATTTGGAGACCAATTTAACTGCAAGCAAGTTTCCAGAAGACTTTCTGAAAAGACTATGTACTACGACAGCTTTAGCATTAGGAAAACCAGAGGAC CGGATAAACTTGGTTGTTAAGGCGGACCTACCAATGCTGATCGCATGCTCTTGCTCCCCGTGTGTGATGCTGTCCGTGTCAGCCATCGGAGTGACTGATACTGCGGACAAAAATAAGGAGCACAGCGCCAAAATCTTCCAGTTCCTGACTAAAGAGCTTGAACTTAGCGAAGACCG catTTTGATCAAGTTCCACCCTCTGGAGCCCTGGCAGGTTGGAAAGAAGGGAACAGTGATGAGCTTCCTATAA
- the LOC130407820 gene encoding uncharacterized protein LOC130407820 — protein MPMFCVVYGCSNRSNREKGKGFYRVPKIVTHKGEKCKKLTEERRKKWIFNLRLRSGGAESVNARVCSDHFVRGSPSALGDVESVDWAPTVNLGYQKTKPKSEASLKREQRMKLKEDQQKRSECAEAMLDLTQTDESPDLTQTTESSKPQQPADNNPQSEGISGNGTLNDQGYVDAGCQTELTMDDIEKMEDVQRQNTTELGDLRAKAMDTQFNKESFEKNEDKTRFYTGLPNFLVLIQIFELCKPYISCGPMSVLSKFEQFILVLMKLRLNLPLKDLAFRFKISLPTASRVWHKVIDILHERLEFQIEWPERHVLQATMPMGFRQAFGCKVAVIVDCFEVFIEKPSNLLAQAQTWSNYKHHHTVKFLIGVAPQGYVTYISCAWGGRVSDKQIRIESGLLKNLLPGDIVLADRGFNIGDSVGFYCASLQIPAFTKGRKQLSAYEVADTRKIANLRIHVERVIGLVRRKYQILQSRAMPIEHMATKQGEALALIDKIGVICCVLSNLSESVVPLE, from the exons ATGCCAATGTTTTGTGTAGTTTACGGATGCTCCAATCGTTCAAATCGAGAAAAGGGAAAGGGATTTTACAGAGTACCAAAGATTGTCACTCATAAAggtgagaaatgtaaaaagctcACAGAAGAACGCCGTAAAAAGTGGATTTTTAACCTACGTCTGCGGTCGGGAGGAGCAGAGTCTGTTAATGCCCGTGTCTGCAGCGACCACTTCGTCAGAG GCAGCCCTAGCGCTTTGGGTGACGTTGAGTCGGTAGATTGGGCTCCGACGGTCAACCTTGGGTACCAAAAAACTAAACCCAAATCTGAGGCGTCTCTTAAACGAGAGCAGAGGATGAAGCTCAAGGAAGACCAACAAAAACGGTCGGAATGTGCAGAGGCTATGTTAGATCTGACACAGACAGATGAGAGCCCAGATCTGACACAGACAACCGAAAGCTCCAAACCGCAGCAGCCAGCTGACAACAACCCACAATCAGAGGGGATCAGTGGGAATGGGACACTAAATGATCAAG GTTATGTAGATGCCGGATGCCAGACTGAGCTAACAATGGATGACATTGAGAAGATGGAGGATGTTCagagacaaaacacaacagagctGGGAGATCTTCGAGCCAAAGCAATGGACACACAGTTCAACAAGGAGTCTTTTGAAAAAAACGAAGACAAGACAAGGTTCTACACGGGGCTCCCCAACTTCTTAgttttaattcagatttttgaGCTGTGCAAACCCTACATCAGCTGTGGTCCTATGTCTGTGCTGTCTAAATTTGAACAGTTCATTTTAGTTTTGATGAAGCTGAGACTAAATCTCCCGCTGAAAGATTTAGCTTTCAGGTTCAAAATCTCTCTGCCAACTGCTTCTAGAGTTTGGCATAAAGTAATAGACATACTTCATGAAAGGTTGGAATTTCAAATTGAGTGGCCAGAGCGACATGTTCTTCAAGCTACAATGCCAATGGGATTCAGACAGGCATTTGGATGTAAAGTTGCTGTGATAGTTGACTGTTTCGAAGTTTTTATTGAGAAGCCCTCTAATTTACTAGCTCAAGCACAAACGTGGTCAAACTACAAGCATCACCATACTGTAAAATTTCTGATTGGTGTTGCACCCCAAGGCTATGTCACTTACATATCTTGTGCCTGGGGAGGGAGAGTCAGTGATAAACAGATCAGGATAGAGAGTGGCCTCCTAAAAAACCTGTTGCCTGGAGATATTGTCCTAGCAGACCGTGGGTTCAATATTGGTGATAGTGTGGGATTTTACTGTGCTTCACTACAGATACCTGCATTTACCAAGGGGAGAAAACAGCTGTCAGCGTATGAGGTGGCAGACACAAGAAAAATAGCAAATTTGCGTATTCATGTTGAGAGAGTTATCGGTTTAGTCAGAAGAAAATATCAGATTCTGCAAAGCAGGGCTATGCCCATAGAGCACATGGCAACAAAACAAGGTGAGGCACTAGCATTGATTGACAAGATTGGGGTTATTTGCTGTGTCTTGTCTAATCTGTCGGAGTCTGTTGTCCCATTGGAGTGA
- the LOC130407819 gene encoding uncharacterized protein LOC130407819, which translates to MENTSMEETIAESPYCMNLEPVSRDRYKELVNRYVGRDPFLMKMSEFSVELEDLPTVEPVDITNYLVLQTSYYTRQQMKAYKSLEAYNFFVSGWVHNLGTKRLHDDHRLVFARVNHSQRSGETPLKTWIIAKEDGEVIAAHCNCMAGLSESCSHVGAVLFSIEVGVKMRNTASCTTEQCKWLMPSHVKKIPAAPVALIDFSSAKAKKKKLDRSIDGRTTENQVGKSLSCLRVKRGSETYASFFETLSKNFPRSAALMAREPYYKEFIPKSSMLPKTVLEYRTPETLQLPPKQLGELCQVFQLEELIMSQVQAVERATRSQSASRIWFRQRAGRITASKLKQAIKTDPQQPSKSLIKAICYPEAYRFTTPATSYGCKHEAQARRVYEKLMGREHAGFSCMDSGLWLNPKWPYMGSSPDGIVSCECHGTGICEIKCPHSHQDEDNLRLCAGEKGFCLMNDGDNVMLDRTHDYYFQVQGQLHIVDAEYCDFVVWNHNDIFVERILPDLELWDDVIPKVECFFRNGILPEILGQQVTNINTVV; encoded by the exons ATGGAGAATACGTCTATGGAGGAAACCATTGCGGAGAGTCCGTATTGTATGAATTTAGAACCAGTTTCAAGAGATAGATACAAGGAGTTAGTTAACAGATATGTTGGACGTGACCCGTTCCTCATGAAGATGAGTGAGTTTTCGGTCGAACTTGAAGATTTGCCGACAGTGGAGCCTGTTGACATCACCAACTATCTGGTCCTTCAGACATCGTACTACACCAGACAGCAAATGAAGGCATATAAAAGTCTGGAGGCGTACAACTTTTTTGTCAGCGGGTGGGTCCACAACCTCGGCACAAAACGGCTCCACGATGATCATCGTTTGGTCTTCGCCAGG GTAAACCACTCTCAGAGATCAGGCGaaacacctctgaagacctGGATTATTGCGAAGGAGGATGGAGAAGTCATTGCAGCTCATTGCAATTGCATGGCAGG ACTATCAGAATCGTGTTCTCATGTAGGGGCAGTTCTTTTTTCCATTGAAGTTGGGGTAAAGATGCGAAATACAGCTTCCTGCACAACAGAGCAGTGCAAGTGGCTGATGCCATCACATGTAAAAAAG ATTCCTGCGGCTCCAGTAGCTCTGATCGACTTCTCCTCTGCtaaagccaaaaaaaaaaagcttgacCGTTCCATTGATGGCAGGACAACTGAAAACCAGGTTGGGAAATCACTTTCATGCCTAAGAGTGAAGAGAGGGTCAGAAACATATGCTAGTTTTTTTGAGACTTTAAGCAAAAACTTTCCAAGGAGTGCAGCACTGATGGCTAGGGAGCCTTACTACAAAGAATTCATCCCAAAATCTAGTATGCTTCCTAAAACTGTTCTTGAATACAGAACACCAGAGACTCTGCAGCTACCCCCCAAACAGCTTGGAGAGCTATGCCAGGTATTTCAGCTAGAAGAGCTCATCATGTCCCAGGTCCAGGCTGTAGAGAGGGCAACTCGAAGTCAGAGTGCAAGCAGGATTTGGTTTAGGCAAAGGGCTGGACGCATAACTGCTTCCAAGCTGAAACAAGCTATTAAGACCGACCCCCAGCAACCATCCAAGAGCTTGATCAAGGCCATATGCTACCCAGAGGCATATAGGTTCACCACACCCGCTACAAG TTATGGATGCAAACATGAAGCACAAGCCAGAAGAGTGTATGAGAAGCTGATGGGTCGGGAGCATGCAGGCTTCTCCTGTATGGACAGTGGTCTCTGGCTGAACCCCAAGTGGCCATACATGGGGTCCTCCCCTGATGGGATTGTCTCTTGTGAATGTCACGGAACTGGAATCTGCGAGATTAAG TGTCCACACTCTCACCAAGATGAAGACAATCTGCGCTTGTGTGCTGGGGAAAAGGGCTTCTGCCTCATGAATGATGGGGATAATGTCATGCTGGACCGGACTCATGACTACTACTTCCAAGTTCAGGGACAGCTTCACATTGTAGATGCTGAGTACTGTGATTTTGTTGTGTGGAAccacaatgacatttttgttgAAAGGATTTTGCCCGATCTTGAACTTTGGGATGATGTTATCCCTAAAGTTGAGTGCTTTTTTAGAAACGGTATACTTCCAGAAATACTGGGACAGCAAGTTACAAACATCAATACTGTTGTATGA
- the gstt1b gene encoding glutathione S-transferase theta-1b: protein MVLEIYLDLFSQPCRSVYIFAKKNNIQFDHKKIVLFDGEQYNEEYGRINVLRKLPAIRDGDFCLAESVAILMYLAEKFHSPDHWYPADLQKRARVNEYLSWQHTAIRMTAAKILWLKLLIPKAMEVDVPKDKMDSAIEYLNGALHQFEEKFLQDRPFIVGDQISLADLVAVVEIIQPLGAGLDVFENRPKLRAWKDRVREAVGAELFDEAHQDILSCQEIVETMDRNKFDVMKPKIVKYFLS, encoded by the exons atggttttggaGATTTACTTAGATCTGTTTTCGCAGCCTTGTCGCTCCGTTTACATATTTGCCAAGAAAAACAACATCCAGTTTGACCACAAGAAGATTGTGTTGTTTGACG GTGAGCAATACAATGAAGAGTATGGGAGAATCAATGTATTAAGAAAGCTACCAGCAATCAGAGATGGGGACTTTTGCTTGGCTGAAAG TGTTGCAATTCTCATGTACTTGGCTGAGAAATTTCACTCTCCAGACCACTGGTACCCAGCTGACTTGCAGAAGCGTGCACGTGTGAATGAATACCTATCATGGCAACACACTGCCATCCGGATGACTGCAGCCAAGATTCTCTGGTTAAAG CTCCTGATTCCGAAAGCAATGGAAGTAGACGTGCCCAAGGACAAGATGGATTCTGCAATAGAGTATCTTAATGGAGCACTGCACCAGTTTGAGGAGAAGTTTCTTCAAGACAGACCATTCATTGTTGGCGATCAGATCTCATTGGCTGATCTTGTTGCTGTAGTTGAGATCATACAG CCTTTAGGTGCTGGTCTGGATGTGTTTGAGAATCGACCCAAGCTCAGGGCATGGAAGGACAGAGTCAGAGAAGCAGTTGGGGCTGAGCTTTTCGATGAAGCCCACCAGGACATCCTATCTTGCCAGGAGATAGTGGAAACCATGGATCGGAACAAGTTTGATGTAATGAAACCCAAGATTGTGAAATATTTCCTCTCGTAA
- the p2rx4a gene encoding P2X purinoceptor 4a, which produces MSEGGYCVSLGQCFFDYYTSKILVIRSRKVGTLNRITQALVIAYVIGYVCVWKKGYQDTDTILSSVTTKVKGIAFTNTTELGERIWDVADYIIPPQEDGSFFVLTNMIITPNQTQSKCADIPTSESLCSSHKDCKRGFNDARGNGVWTGRCVSFSDTVKTCEVLAWCPLEKTEEPPDPPLLADAENFTVLIKNNIRYPKFNFNKRNILLHINTSYLTQCVFNRETDPDCPIFRLKDIAKEAQEDFQTMAVHGGVMGVQIRWDCDLDMPESWCVPRYTFRRLDNKDPVNNVAPGYNFRFAKYYKDSDGKEVRTLIKGYGIRFDVMVFGEAGKFHIVPTLLNIGAGLALLGLVTVICDWIVLTLMKRKHHYRAQKYTYVNDFGLLSNEDA; this is translated from the exons ATGAGCGAAGGAGGTTACTGTGTTTCACTTGGTCAGTGTTTTTTCGACTACTACACGTCAAAAATCTTGGTGATACGAAGCAGGAAAGTGGGAACGTTAAATCGGATCACACAGGCTTTAGTCATAGCTTATGTCATCGG gtatgtgtgtgtttggaagaAAGGCTACCAGGACACCGACACTATCCTCAGCTCTGTCACGACTAAAGTGAAGGGCATTGCTTTTACCAACACTACCGAGCTGGGTGAACGGATCTGGGATGTCGCAGACTACATCATCCCACCTCAG GAAGACGGCTCATTCTTTGTGCTGACCAACATGATCATCACACCAAACCAAACACAGTCAAAATGTGCAGAT ATTCCAACCTCAGAATCACTGTGCAGCTCTCACAAGGATTGCAAGAGAGGCTTCAATGATGCTCGGGGGAATG GTGTTTGGACAGGTAGATGTGTCAGTTTTTCTGACACAGTTAAGACATGTGAGGTGTTGGCCTGGTGTCCTTTGGAGAAGACTGAGGAACCTCCAGA tcCACCACTGCTGGCAGATGCTGAAAACTTTACAGTCCTCATAAAGAATAACATCCGGTATCCTAAATTTAACTTTAACAA AAGAAACATCCTACTTCATATAAACACTTCCTACTTAACACAGTGTGTGTTCAACCGTGAGACTGACCCTGACTGTCCGATCTTCAGACTGAAAGATATTGCTAAGGAAGCTCAGGAGGATTTTCAGACCATGGCTGTCCAT GGGGGAGTGATGGGTGTACAAATTCGGTGGGATTGTGACCTTGATATGCCAGAGAGCTGGTGTGTGCCGCGCTACACTTTCCGCAGGCTAGATAACAAAGACCCTGTCAATAACGTGGCCCCAGGATACAACTTCAG ATTTGCTAAATATTACAAGGACAGTGATGGAAAGGAAGTCAGGACACTGATCAAGGGATATGGAATCCGCTTTGATGTCATGGTGTTCGGTGAG gCTGGAAAATTTCACATTGTACCAACACTTCTGAATATAGGTGCAGGGTTGGCACTTTTAGGCCTG GTGACTGTTATATGTGACTGGATTGTTCTGACATTGATGAAAAGAAAACACCATTATAGGGCGCAAAAATATACATATGTCAATGACTTTGGACTT tTATCCAATGAAGACGCATAG
- the idh3b gene encoding isocitrate dehydrogenase [NAD] subunit beta, mitochondrial isoform X2 → MAAALRGSLVTLAKGLSGARLQPLCARTLSLTGSQNVSETPPARADSTFKVTMVPGDGVGPELMTAVKEVFKAGDVPVEFEEFHLSEVQNMASEEKLDEVLTSMKNNRVAIKGKIHTPMEYKGELASYEMRLRRKLDLFANVVHVNSLPGYSTRHNNLDLVIIREQTEGEYSSLEHESVSGVVECLKIITREKSRRIAKFAFDYATKKGRTKVTAVHKANIMKLADGLFLQSCAEVAELYPKIKYENIIIDNCCMQLVQNPYQFDVLVMPNLYGNIIDNLAAGLVGGAGVVPGESYSAEYAVFETGARHPFAQAVGRNIANPTAMLLSASNMLRHLNLEYHSNMVSEAVKKVIKQGKVRTSDLGGYASSDEFTRAVIANLTV, encoded by the exons ATGGCGGCTGCGTTGAGAGGAAGCCTTGTAACATTGGCCAAG GGTCTAAGCGGTGCCCGATTGCAGCCACTGTGTGCCCGGACTCTGAGCTTGACCGGCAGTCAGAATGTGTCTGAAACCCCACCAGCACGTGCTGACAGCACTTTCAAAGTTACCATGGTCCCCGGTGATGGAGTCGGGCCTGAACTAATGACTGCGGTCAAGGAAGTTTTCAAG GCAGGGGATGTTCCTGTGGAATTTGAGGAGTTTCATCTGAGCGAGGTGCAGAACATGGCCAGTGAGGAGAAACTGGACGAGGTCCTGACCTCCATGAAGAACAACAGAGTCGCCATCAAAG GGAAGATTCACACCCCCATGGAGTACAAGGGTGAGCTGGCATCCTATGAGATGAGACTGAG GAGAAAGCTAGACCTGTTTGCCAATGTGGTTCATGTAAACAGCCTGCCAGGTTACAGCACCCGACACAATAACCTTGATCTGGTCATCATCCGTGAACAAACAGAGGGAGAATATAGCTCTCTTGAGCACGAG aGTGTTTCAGGAGTGGTCGAGTGTCTGAAGATCATCACCAGAGAGAAATCCCGTCGCATTGCCAAATTTGCATTCGACTATGCCACCAAGAAAGGCCGTACCAAAGTGACCGCCGTACACAAGGCAAACATTAT GAAACTGGCGGATGGTCTCTTCCTGCAGAGCTGCGCAGAGGTGGCTGAACTTTACCCAAAGATTAAATACGAAAACATCATCATTGACAACTGCTGCATGCAG CTTGTACAGAATCCATACCAGTTTGATGTGCTTGTGATGCCCAATCTCTATGGCAACATCATCGATAACCTGGCAGCTGGGCTGGTTGGTGGGGCTGGTGTAGTTCCGGGGGAGAGTTACAGCGCCGAATATGCAGTGTTTGAAACG GGTGCCAGACATCCCTTTGCTCAAGCTGTCGGCAGGAATATCGCTAACCCTACCGCTATGCTTCTCAGTGCATCGAACATGCTGAGACACCTCAA CCTTGAGTATCATTCAAACATGGTGTCTGAGGCTGTCAAGAAAGTCATCAAGCAGGGCAAG GTACGCACGTCTGATCTGGGGGGCTACGCATCAAGCGATGAGTTCACCAGGGCTGTCATCGCTAATCTGACCGTCTAA
- the idh3b gene encoding isocitrate dehydrogenase [NAD] subunit beta, mitochondrial isoform X1: MAAALRGSLVTLAKGLSGARLQPLCARTLSLTGSQNVSETPPARADSTFKVTMVPGDGVGPELMTAVKEVFKAGDVPVEFEEFHLSEVQNMASEEKLDEVLTSMKNNRVAIKGKIHTPMEYKGELASYEMRLRRKLDLFANVVHVNSLPGYSTRHNNLDLVIIREQTEGEYSSLEHESVSGVVECLKIITREKSRRIAKFAFDYATKKGRTKVTAVHKANIMKLADGLFLQSCAEVAELYPKIKYENIIIDNCCMQLVQNPYQFDVLVMPNLYGNIIDNLAAGLVGGAGVVPGESYSAEYAVFETGARHPFAQAVGRNIANPTAMLLSASNMLRHLNLEYHSNMVSEAVKKVIKQGKVRTRDLGGYCTTSDFVRAVVANLRHRPV; encoded by the exons ATGGCGGCTGCGTTGAGAGGAAGCCTTGTAACATTGGCCAAG GGTCTAAGCGGTGCCCGATTGCAGCCACTGTGTGCCCGGACTCTGAGCTTGACCGGCAGTCAGAATGTGTCTGAAACCCCACCAGCACGTGCTGACAGCACTTTCAAAGTTACCATGGTCCCCGGTGATGGAGTCGGGCCTGAACTAATGACTGCGGTCAAGGAAGTTTTCAAG GCAGGGGATGTTCCTGTGGAATTTGAGGAGTTTCATCTGAGCGAGGTGCAGAACATGGCCAGTGAGGAGAAACTGGACGAGGTCCTGACCTCCATGAAGAACAACAGAGTCGCCATCAAAG GGAAGATTCACACCCCCATGGAGTACAAGGGTGAGCTGGCATCCTATGAGATGAGACTGAG GAGAAAGCTAGACCTGTTTGCCAATGTGGTTCATGTAAACAGCCTGCCAGGTTACAGCACCCGACACAATAACCTTGATCTGGTCATCATCCGTGAACAAACAGAGGGAGAATATAGCTCTCTTGAGCACGAG aGTGTTTCAGGAGTGGTCGAGTGTCTGAAGATCATCACCAGAGAGAAATCCCGTCGCATTGCCAAATTTGCATTCGACTATGCCACCAAGAAAGGCCGTACCAAAGTGACCGCCGTACACAAGGCAAACATTAT GAAACTGGCGGATGGTCTCTTCCTGCAGAGCTGCGCAGAGGTGGCTGAACTTTACCCAAAGATTAAATACGAAAACATCATCATTGACAACTGCTGCATGCAG CTTGTACAGAATCCATACCAGTTTGATGTGCTTGTGATGCCCAATCTCTATGGCAACATCATCGATAACCTGGCAGCTGGGCTGGTTGGTGGGGCTGGTGTAGTTCCGGGGGAGAGTTACAGCGCCGAATATGCAGTGTTTGAAACG GGTGCCAGACATCCCTTTGCTCAAGCTGTCGGCAGGAATATCGCTAACCCTACCGCTATGCTTCTCAGTGCATCGAACATGCTGAGACACCTCAA CCTTGAGTATCATTCAAACATGGTGTCTGAGGCTGTCAAGAAAGTCATCAAGCAGGGCAAG GTTAGGACGCGAGACTTGGGGGGTTACTGCACCACTAGTGACTTTGTCCGTGCGGTTGTTGCCAACCTGCGCCATCGGCCTGTTTGA